Proteins encoded by one window of Methylovirgula ligni:
- a CDS encoding transglutaminase family protein — protein MITLRIRHKTTYRYWRQVSLGPHRLMLRPRESRDLRLISSDIVMTPAAKMTWAQDVFGNVVASASFQTMTDTLVIESVADLELDTIAWPVFDIAASAISYPFRYSDSDWVDLGALAIQQYADPTGRLQKWTQAFVRSNPTDTLSLLKDLNANISSWISYQSRDDEGTQTPLQTLDRGWGSCRDFAILFAEATRSLGFGARIVSGYLYNPDQYMKGSSDLGSTHAWVEVYVPGAGWITFDPTNRGVGGFNLIPVAVARDIRQAVPVAGSFVGMTDAFRDMSVEVSVTSQTSAGA, from the coding sequence TTGATTACGCTCAGAATTCGTCATAAAACCACTTATCGCTATTGGCGGCAGGTAAGCCTCGGCCCGCACCGATTGATGCTCCGTCCACGCGAAAGCCGTGATCTGCGCCTGATTTCGAGCGATATTGTAATGACACCTGCTGCCAAGATGACGTGGGCGCAGGATGTCTTCGGCAATGTCGTCGCCTCTGCGAGCTTTCAAACCATGACCGACACGCTCGTGATCGAGAGCGTTGCGGACCTAGAACTCGATACGATCGCTTGGCCCGTCTTTGATATTGCCGCCTCGGCCATTTCCTACCCCTTCCGCTATTCCGACAGCGATTGGGTCGACCTCGGCGCCTTGGCGATCCAGCAATATGCCGATCCGACAGGCCGATTGCAGAAATGGACGCAGGCATTCGTCCGCAGCAATCCAACCGATACGCTTTCGCTGCTGAAGGATCTCAATGCCAATATCTCATCGTGGATCTCCTATCAGAGCCGTGACGATGAAGGCACCCAGACGCCTCTGCAGACTCTGGACAGGGGATGGGGTTCCTGCCGTGACTTCGCGATTCTTTTTGCCGAGGCCACGCGCAGTCTCGGCTTCGGTGCGCGGATCGTCTCAGGTTATCTCTACAATCCGGATCAGTATATGAAGGGGTCGAGCGATCTGGGCTCGACCCATGCCTGGGTGGAAGTCTACGTGCCGGGTGCTGGCTGGATTACTTTCGATCCGACGAACCGCGGTGTTGGCGGCTTCAATCTGATCCCCGTTGCTGTCGCGCGCGACATTCGTCAAGCCGTGCCCGTGGCCGGCAGTTTTGTCGGAATGACCGACGCCTTTCGGGATATGTCGGTGGAAGTCAGCGTGACATCCCAGACGAGTGCCGGAGCGTAG
- a CDS encoding HAD-IC family P-type ATPase, whose protein sequence is MTSDEARRRLQKFGPNAMPDTSLHPLRMAIEKFWAPVPWMLEAAIVLELALGKYVEAAIIALLLVFNAALGLFQESRAQATLAALKSRLALNASVRRDGAWKTVSATELVPGDLVKLSLGGVVAADVKLTGGEILLDQSMLTGESVPVEAAAGVETYAGALVRRGEAEAEVIATGAHTKFGRTAELVQTAHVVSSQQKTVLRVVRNLAAFNGIVILILVAYAWSLKMPIAEIIPLVLTAVLASIPVALPATFTLASAIGARALAKLNVLPTRLSAVDEAATMTVLCADKTGTLTQNALAVASVRAMPDFDEAHVLTLAALASSDGGQDPVDEAIRAAARGKVVSAAPTLITFTPFDPATKTSEATATDATGGQLRIVKGAFAAVTGLAPPSAPAAAAAKELEDKGFRVLAVAAGPRSAMKLTGLIALSDPPRADSAALITELRNLGVRTVMVTGDAPATAAIVAKAVGLDGAVCPPGAIPDSVRPEQFAVYAGVLPEDKYKLVKAFQKGGHTIGMCGDGANDAPALRQAQMGIAVSTATDVAKSAAGMVLTQPGLSGIVAAVREGRLTFQRILSYTLNSITKKSFQAPFLVIGLMMTGHAILTPLLMVIIMITGDFLGMSLTADNVRPSSAPNAWCIGNLTIAGVIMGLGELVFCVSVLAFGAYRMKLGIEGLQTLAFVVIVFGNQATTYTNRERRHLWSSRPSIWLILSSVSDLLIAATLAIGGIAMVALPALTVIGVLAAAIVFAVALDLVKVPVFRRLGIA, encoded by the coding sequence TTGACGAGCGACGAAGCGCGCCGCCGATTGCAGAAATTCGGCCCGAATGCGATGCCGGATACGAGCCTGCATCCATTGCGCATGGCGATCGAGAAATTCTGGGCGCCGGTCCCGTGGATGCTTGAGGCGGCGATCGTTCTTGAATTGGCGCTCGGCAAATATGTCGAGGCCGCGATCATCGCCCTTCTTCTGGTTTTCAATGCCGCGCTCGGACTGTTCCAGGAGAGCCGCGCCCAGGCGACTCTCGCCGCACTGAAGTCACGGCTGGCGCTGAACGCGTCCGTCCGCCGCGACGGCGCGTGGAAGACCGTGTCCGCCACCGAGCTGGTGCCCGGCGATCTGGTCAAGCTTTCACTCGGCGGCGTGGTCGCAGCGGATGTGAAGCTTACCGGCGGGGAAATCCTCCTCGACCAATCCATGCTCACCGGAGAATCGGTTCCTGTCGAAGCCGCAGCGGGCGTTGAGACCTATGCAGGGGCACTTGTCCGGCGTGGCGAGGCGGAGGCGGAGGTCATCGCGACCGGCGCTCACACCAAATTCGGCCGCACCGCGGAACTTGTCCAGACTGCCCACGTGGTCAGCTCTCAGCAGAAAACAGTCCTGCGCGTCGTGCGCAACCTCGCGGCGTTCAACGGCATCGTCATCTTGATCCTGGTGGCCTATGCGTGGTCCCTCAAGATGCCGATCGCCGAGATCATTCCCCTCGTGCTGACGGCAGTCCTCGCATCGATCCCGGTGGCGCTGCCGGCGACCTTCACCCTCGCTTCGGCGATCGGCGCGCGGGCGTTGGCAAAGCTCAACGTCCTCCCGACCCGCCTTTCCGCAGTGGATGAGGCGGCCACGATGACTGTGTTGTGCGCCGACAAGACAGGTACGCTGACCCAGAATGCGCTGGCGGTCGCCAGTGTTCGCGCAATGCCTGATTTCGATGAGGCGCATGTCCTGACTTTGGCGGCGCTCGCCAGTTCGGACGGCGGCCAGGATCCGGTCGACGAAGCGATCCGCGCCGCCGCTAGGGGCAAAGTGGTTTCCGCCGCACCGACTCTCATCACCTTCACACCGTTCGACCCGGCGACGAAAACGTCCGAGGCGACCGCAACCGATGCGACCGGAGGTCAGCTACGAATCGTGAAGGGGGCGTTTGCCGCCGTCACCGGTCTGGCGCCGCCATCGGCGCCCGCGGCAGCGGCGGCGAAGGAGCTCGAAGATAAGGGCTTCAGGGTGCTGGCGGTGGCTGCCGGACCACGGAGCGCGATGAAGCTCACGGGGCTGATCGCTCTGAGTGACCCGCCACGAGCAGACTCGGCGGCGCTCATCACCGAATTGCGCAATTTGGGTGTTCGCACCGTCATGGTTACGGGTGACGCGCCGGCAACCGCCGCCATAGTAGCGAAGGCGGTGGGACTCGATGGCGCCGTCTGTCCACCCGGGGCCATCCCCGACAGTGTCCGCCCGGAGCAATTTGCCGTCTACGCGGGTGTGCTACCGGAGGATAAGTATAAGCTGGTCAAGGCGTTCCAGAAAGGCGGCCATACGATCGGGATGTGCGGCGATGGCGCCAATGACGCGCCGGCGCTGCGTCAGGCGCAGATGGGGATCGCCGTCTCAACGGCAACAGACGTCGCCAAATCCGCCGCCGGCATGGTGCTGACCCAGCCCGGTCTTTCCGGGATCGTCGCCGCGGTCAGGGAAGGGCGCCTGACCTTCCAGCGCATCCTTAGTTATACGTTGAACTCTATCACCAAGAAGAGCTTTCAGGCGCCCTTCCTGGTGATCGGCCTGATGATGACCGGCCATGCGATCCTCACGCCCCTGTTGATGGTCATCATCATGATCACCGGCGACTTTCTCGGCATGTCGCTGACGGCCGATAATGTGCGGCCGTCGTCCGCCCCAAATGCGTGGTGCATCGGCAACCTCACTATCGCCGGGGTCATCATGGGACTGGGCGAACTGGTTTTTTGTGTATCCGTCCTGGCCTTCGGAGCCTACCGGATGAAGCTCGGTATCGAAGGGCTGCAAACGCTGGCTTTTGTCGTCATCGTGTTCGGTAACCAGGCGACGACTTATACCAACCGCGAGCGCCGACATCTGTGGTCCTCGCGCCCGAGCATCTGGCTGATCCTTTCCTCCGTTTCCGACCTCTTGATCGCCGCGACTTTGGCCATCGGAGGAATCGCGATGGTCGCGTTGCCGGCCCTGACAGTAATTGGTGTTCTTGCCGCTGCCATTGTCTTTGCTGTCGCCTTGGATCTGGTGAAAGTCCCGGTCTTCCGTCGCCTTGGGATTGCCTGA
- a CDS encoding AI-2E family transporter, whose protein sequence is MTSLTEVTIQTTETVAKELPGPTRDDVLLPSDLNTVFLAILVLFSALTAAYIAAEVILPVVLAVMLKLLLQPGMRFLGRLHIPRSLAALFLILAVFAIIAGIGTAVSSAAKSWGERLPDSLPRIEERLRFVSEPIEKMHRLLAKADNMGQPAAGGGSNLGLTETLFRGTQHFASGLFETILVLFFLLISGDMFLRRLVEIMPRFKDKRQVVDISQQVEGNISAYLLTITFMNALVGVATAVVMWGCGVGDPVLWGVVAFLLNFVPIIGPIVGIALFLFAGLLAIPTLWQALLPAGLYFAIHILEGETITPLLLARRFTLNPVLVVISLIFWFWMWGVPGAILSVPMLAITKIICDEIRPLNSIGHFLEGDAT, encoded by the coding sequence ATGACGTCTTTGACCGAAGTGACAATCCAAACGACAGAAACCGTGGCCAAGGAATTGCCCGGTCCGACTCGTGACGACGTTCTTCTGCCGTCCGATCTGAATACGGTGTTCCTGGCGATACTGGTTCTGTTTTCGGCACTCACCGCGGCTTATATCGCTGCCGAGGTCATTCTCCCGGTCGTCCTCGCGGTCATGCTAAAGCTCCTGCTTCAGCCTGGAATGAGATTTCTCGGACGCCTGCATATTCCTCGGTCGCTGGCCGCGCTCTTTCTCATCCTCGCGGTGTTTGCCATTATCGCCGGTATCGGCACCGCGGTGTCGAGCGCGGCTAAAAGTTGGGGGGAGCGCCTGCCGGACTCGCTTCCTCGTATCGAGGAAAGACTGCGCTTTGTGAGCGAGCCGATCGAGAAAATGCACCGGCTGCTCGCTAAGGCGGATAATATGGGACAGCCGGCCGCCGGTGGTGGATCAAACCTCGGACTGACTGAGACCTTATTCCGAGGAACCCAGCATTTCGCCAGCGGCTTGTTCGAGACAATTCTCGTCCTGTTTTTTTTGCTTATTTCCGGCGACATGTTTTTGCGACGTCTCGTCGAAATCATGCCCCGCTTCAAGGATAAGCGGCAGGTCGTGGATATTTCGCAGCAGGTGGAAGGCAATATCTCCGCATATCTTCTGACGATCACCTTTATGAACGCCCTGGTGGGCGTGGCAACGGCGGTCGTCATGTGGGGATGCGGCGTAGGCGATCCCGTTCTCTGGGGTGTAGTTGCATTCCTCCTCAACTTCGTGCCGATCATAGGCCCGATCGTTGGGATCGCGCTGTTTCTTTTCGCGGGTCTGTTGGCGATTCCAACTTTATGGCAGGCACTCTTGCCCGCCGGACTCTATTTCGCGATTCACATCCTCGAAGGCGAGACGATAACGCCGTTGCTTCTGGCGCGCCGGTTCACACTCAACCCGGTTCTCGTCGTCATTTCCCTGATTTTCTGGTTTTGGATGTGGGGCGTTCCGGGCGCCATTCTGTCGGTTCCAATGCTCGCGATCACGAAAATCATCTGCGACGAAATCAGGCCGCTCAATTCCATCGGCCATTTCCTGGAAGGCGACGCGACCTAA
- a CDS encoding DUF3309 family protein gives MGTILIIVVLILIFGGGGGYYGYNRYGGRGLGGILGLIIVVLIVLWIVGAFHGGSV, from the coding sequence ATGGGAACGATTCTGATTATCGTAGTGCTTATCCTGATCTTCGGTGGCGGCGGCGGATACTACGGCTACAACCGCTATGGCGGAAGAGGCTTGGGCGGCATCCTCGGTCTCATCATCGTCGTGCTCATTGTTCTGTGGATCGTTGGTGCGTTCCACGGCGGAAGCGTGTAA
- a CDS encoding amylo-alpha-1,6-glucosidase, which translates to MERVFASEDDIGTSFEPISDYYIEPKTSLVESSLRVLKHNDIFAVLDSYGDIGVGPEGPEGLFLRDTRHLSKFDLRFEGRRPLFLGSAVEADNASLSADSTNPDIHLGAGIFIPRDAIAMERTKLLFEAGCYERVGFFNYDHQKRRFRIAIHFDADFRDLFEVRGMHRKARGTRAACVVGHERVELRYEGLDKINRYTILDFSPAPQYLDTKKAEFDFALQPGEKCSILVSVACGNGEASEPLRFLTAYRGARRSLKALTRNIATVESSNVVFNEIACRATSDVYTLVSQTEAGLYPYAGIPWFSTIFGRDGIITAMMMLWIDPMIAKGVLLYLAGTQARHVDLEAGAEPGKILHEVRHGEMANLKEVPFGRCYTTVDATPLFVMLAGLYFERTGDRTTIETIWPNIEAALLWCDTSGDKDKDGFVEYFRESEAGLVNQGWKDSDDSIFHADGSKAQGPIALCEVQGYVYAAKRAASTLARTLGRAALAENLDAQSETLRQRFHDAFWCEEIGTYALALDGAKRQCRVRSSNAGHALFTGIADLAYAARVADSLTSPEAFSGWGIRTIFQGESRYNPISYHNGSIWPHDNALIAAGFDRYGLKAQAAKVFSAMFDAASNQDLRRLPELFCGFGRRPRRGPTDYPVACAPQAWASAAPFTMLSACIGLSLRHDSNEIHFTDPRLPDFLDDLTIRNLQLGETRADIRLCRDGADVTVSVLSRNGPARIVQVK; encoded by the coding sequence ATGGAACGGGTTTTCGCCAGCGAGGACGATATCGGGACTTCATTCGAGCCCATCTCCGATTACTATATCGAACCGAAGACGTCACTCGTTGAGTCCTCTCTGCGGGTGCTCAAGCACAATGATATATTCGCTGTGCTCGACAGCTACGGCGATATCGGCGTCGGTCCCGAAGGCCCGGAAGGGCTATTTTTGCGGGATACAAGGCATCTGTCCAAGTTCGATCTGAGATTTGAAGGCAGGCGACCGCTTTTTCTCGGATCTGCCGTCGAAGCCGATAACGCCTCGCTATCCGCGGATTCGACCAATCCAGACATCCACCTCGGCGCCGGTATTTTCATCCCACGCGACGCGATCGCGATGGAGCGAACCAAGCTCCTTTTCGAAGCGGGATGTTATGAGCGCGTCGGCTTTTTTAATTACGATCATCAAAAAAGAAGATTTCGCATTGCGATCCACTTTGACGCGGATTTTCGTGACTTGTTCGAAGTGCGTGGAATGCACCGGAAGGCAAGAGGAACGCGCGCCGCTTGCGTCGTTGGCCATGAGCGCGTCGAACTTCGATATGAGGGTTTGGACAAGATAAACCGCTATACGATTCTCGATTTCTCCCCTGCTCCGCAATACCTCGACACCAAGAAAGCAGAATTCGATTTCGCTCTGCAGCCCGGCGAGAAATGCTCAATTCTTGTGAGCGTCGCCTGCGGGAACGGCGAGGCGTCAGAACCCCTGCGTTTTCTGACGGCCTATCGTGGCGCAAGACGCAGTCTGAAGGCACTTACGCGCAACATCGCCACCGTGGAGAGTTCGAACGTTGTCTTCAACGAGATTGCGTGTCGTGCGACATCCGACGTCTATACGCTTGTCAGCCAGACCGAAGCCGGCCTGTATCCATATGCCGGGATTCCGTGGTTCAGCACGATTTTTGGCCGCGACGGCATTATCACGGCGATGATGATGCTTTGGATCGATCCGATGATCGCCAAAGGTGTGCTTCTCTATCTTGCAGGCACGCAGGCCCGACATGTCGATCTCGAAGCCGGAGCCGAGCCTGGCAAAATTCTGCATGAGGTCCGTCACGGTGAAATGGCGAATCTCAAGGAAGTGCCGTTCGGTCGTTGCTACACGACGGTCGACGCCACCCCGCTTTTTGTCATGCTGGCAGGGCTTTATTTCGAGCGAACCGGCGACAGGACGACCATCGAGACGATCTGGCCGAACATCGAGGCGGCCCTTCTATGGTGCGACACGTCCGGCGATAAGGACAAGGATGGTTTCGTCGAATATTTCCGAGAGAGCGAGGCCGGCCTGGTTAACCAAGGTTGGAAAGACAGCGACGATTCCATCTTTCATGCGGATGGATCGAAGGCGCAGGGCCCGATCGCGCTCTGCGAGGTGCAAGGCTATGTTTATGCCGCCAAGCGTGCAGCTTCCACTTTGGCAAGAACGCTCGGCCGCGCAGCCCTGGCGGAAAATCTGGACGCACAGTCCGAAACGTTGCGGCAGCGGTTCCATGACGCCTTCTGGTGTGAAGAAATCGGCACCTATGCCCTGGCTTTGGACGGCGCCAAGAGACAGTGCCGTGTACGATCATCCAACGCCGGCCACGCGCTCTTTACGGGCATCGCCGATCTCGCCTACGCAGCCCGGGTTGCCGATAGTCTAACCAGCCCGGAGGCCTTCAGCGGCTGGGGCATCCGCACGATTTTCCAAGGCGAGAGTCGCTACAATCCGATTTCTTATCACAATGGTTCGATCTGGCCGCACGACAATGCCCTCATAGCGGCCGGCTTCGACCGCTACGGCCTGAAGGCGCAAGCCGCCAAGGTCTTTTCCGCCATGTTCGATGCCGCAAGCAATCAGGATTTACGGCGCCTGCCCGAGCTTTTCTGCGGCTTTGGACGCAGACCCCGACGCGGCCCGACGGATTATCCGGTCGCCTGCGCACCGCAAGCTTGGGCCTCGGCAGCCCCCTTCACGATGCTGTCAGCTTGTATCGGATTGAGCCTGCGGCACGACAGCAATGAAATTCACTTCACGGATCCGCGGCTGCCTGACTTTCTCGATGACTTGACGATACGCAACTTACAGCTCGGTGAGACGCGCGCGGATATCCGCTTGTGCCGGGATGGTGCTGATGTGACCGTCAGCGTGTTGTCTCGCAACGGCCCTGCCCGCATCGTTCAGGTCAAATGA
- a CDS encoding response regulator, translating into MILVVEDEALVRFAAVGMLEDAGFRMIEAANSDEALELLAADSDVQLLFTDVNTPGTINGFALARQVRDRWPQIGIMIASGKQVPQNEKLPAGYRFEQKPYSPAAIVRHARELTSGWRGPAPGTLHLAF; encoded by the coding sequence GTGATTCTTGTCGTCGAAGACGAGGCTTTGGTTCGCTTCGCGGCAGTTGGCATGCTCGAAGATGCCGGGTTCCGCATGATCGAAGCTGCGAACAGTGACGAAGCGCTCGAATTGCTCGCGGCGGATTCCGACGTCCAGTTACTCTTCACTGACGTAAACACGCCGGGAACGATCAACGGTTTCGCGCTGGCCCGACAGGTGCGAGACCGCTGGCCGCAGATCGGCATCATGATCGCTTCCGGAAAGCAGGTGCCGCAGAATGAAAAGCTACCCGCCGGCTATCGATTTGAGCAGAAGCCATACAGCCCCGCCGCGATCGTCAGGCATGCCCGGGAATTGACGTCGGGCTGGAGAGGCCCCGCTCCTGGGACGCTTCATCTGGCATTTTAG
- a CDS encoding sensor histidine kinase — MRDSQPFIENSDARTLAQAIVDTVREPLLVLDKDLRVLAASRSFYRTFKVASGNTQGQLVYELGDGQWDIPELRLLLERIVPEHGVMDDYEVERHFPELGQRTMLLNARKVFYEGNSHTTLLLGIEDVTARRALEREREELLRKQQALLQEKDMLLEELEHRVGNSLQIIAAIILMKSRMVTSEETRLQLQDAHKRVLSVAAVQKHLHATGATGPVEMAPYLTQLCDSLKTSMIGDYRPATLKVISDAGTVTSREAVSLGLIVTELILNALKHAFTDDRTNRQITVGFAIAGTNWKLSVADNGVGAPVGVFAQPKSGLGTTIVNALAQQLEARVDVVSGREGTSVLVTHATFAKMPDEASQERGLSSPTSIPGHA; from the coding sequence ATGCGCGATAGTCAGCCTTTTATCGAAAACAGTGATGCTCGAACACTTGCGCAGGCGATCGTCGACACCGTCCGTGAGCCTCTTCTCGTACTCGACAAGGACCTTCGCGTACTCGCTGCCAGCCGCTCCTTCTACCGGACGTTCAAGGTTGCTTCGGGCAACACACAGGGTCAACTCGTTTACGAGCTGGGAGACGGGCAATGGGATATTCCCGAACTCAGATTATTGCTTGAAAGGATCGTTCCAGAGCACGGCGTGATGGACGACTACGAAGTTGAACGTCACTTTCCCGAGCTTGGACAGCGTACGATGCTGTTGAATGCCCGCAAGGTGTTCTACGAAGGCAATTCCCATACGACCCTTCTGTTGGGCATCGAAGATGTGACCGCGCGACGCGCCTTGGAGCGCGAAAGAGAGGAACTGCTGCGGAAGCAGCAGGCGCTCTTGCAAGAGAAGGATATGCTGCTCGAAGAATTGGAGCACCGGGTCGGCAATAGCTTGCAAATTATCGCCGCCATCATTCTGATGAAGTCGCGAATGGTGACCTCGGAGGAAACCAGACTTCAACTGCAGGACGCCCACAAACGCGTTTTGTCGGTGGCTGCGGTTCAAAAGCACCTCCATGCCACCGGGGCCACGGGCCCGGTTGAAATGGCGCCCTACCTGACCCAACTTTGCGACAGCCTCAAAACATCGATGATCGGTGATTACCGCCCGGCGACGCTGAAGGTGATCAGCGACGCAGGCACCGTGACCTCACGCGAGGCCGTAAGTCTCGGCTTGATCGTTACCGAACTCATTCTGAATGCACTCAAGCACGCCTTCACCGACGACAGAACTAATCGGCAAATAACGGTTGGATTCGCCATCGCTGGGACGAATTGGAAGCTCTCGGTCGCGGACAACGGGGTCGGCGCGCCGGTTGGTGTTTTTGCACAGCCAAAATCCGGCCTGGGCACCACCATCGTCAACGCGCTCGCCCAACAGCTCGAAGCCCGGGTTGACGTTGTGAGCGGCCGCGAGGGAACCTCAGTACTGGTTACCCACGCCACATTTGCTAAAATGCCAGATGAAGCGTCCCAGGAGCGGGGCCTCTCCAGCCCGACGTCAATTCCCGGGCATGCCTGA
- a CDS encoding linear amide C-N hydrolase — translation MKTRFIGLAMSTAIALISIQAQACTRFIYETGTHNYIVGRSMDWAENPGTDLWAFPRGLSRDGGAGTGSIKWTAKYGSVIASFYNIATVDGMNEAGLVANALYLVEADYGDAKASGKPLISVGAWTQYVLDNYSTVAEAVDALSKDPFAVVAPDLPNGRKAGGHLSLADASGDSAIFEYLGGKLIIHHNHKYTVMTNSPTFDQQLAIDAYWKGINGLNFQPGTISSADRFVRMNWSLNAAPKEKDPRLAVATAFSLIRAISVPLGLSDPNKPNIAATIWRTVSDTGARRYYFESSYSPTIFWVDLAKLNLAAGAAPSKLDLKGDPILWGEVSNKFVRAEPFKFLAH, via the coding sequence ATGAAAACGCGCTTTATCGGCTTGGCTATGTCCACCGCGATCGCTCTGATCAGTATTCAAGCACAAGCATGCACCCGGTTCATTTATGAAACCGGCACGCACAATTATATCGTCGGACGGTCGATGGATTGGGCTGAAAATCCGGGCACCGATCTTTGGGCGTTCCCCAGAGGTCTCAGCCGCGATGGCGGTGCGGGTACCGGCTCTATCAAATGGACGGCGAAATACGGCTCGGTAATCGCCTCGTTTTATAATATCGCCACGGTCGATGGAATGAACGAGGCGGGCCTGGTGGCAAATGCGCTCTATCTCGTCGAGGCCGACTATGGCGATGCGAAGGCTTCGGGAAAGCCTCTGATCTCCGTTGGCGCCTGGACTCAATATGTGCTCGACAATTATTCCACGGTGGCAGAAGCCGTTGACGCGCTGAGCAAGGATCCATTCGCTGTTGTGGCCCCCGATCTGCCCAATGGCAGGAAGGCTGGTGGTCACCTTTCTCTCGCAGATGCATCCGGCGACAGTGCAATTTTTGAATATCTTGGCGGCAAGCTCATCATCCACCATAACCACAAGTACACGGTGATGACGAACTCGCCGACCTTTGATCAGCAACTCGCAATCGACGCCTATTGGAAGGGCATCAACGGTCTAAACTTCCAGCCCGGCACGATCAGCTCCGCCGATCGGTTCGTCCGCATGAATTGGAGCTTGAACGCGGCTCCGAAGGAAAAAGACCCGCGGCTTGCGGTGGCAACGGCCTTCTCGTTGATCCGCGCTATCTCGGTTCCGCTCGGGCTATCAGACCCCAACAAACCCAACATCGCTGCAACGATCTGGCGGACTGTCTCGGACACCGGTGCCAGGCGCTATTATTTCGAATCGTCCTATAGTCCAACGATCTTTTGGGTGGACCTTGCGAAGCTGAATCTCGCGGCTGGCGCAGCGCCTTCCAAGCTCGATCTTAAAGGCGACCCAATTCTTTGGGGCGAGGTGTCGAATAAGTTTGTCCGGGCGGAGCCCTTCAAGTTTTTGGCCCACTAG
- a CDS encoding lytic transglycosylase domain-containing protein gives MTLAFALAGRAYAAAGDFCPVIEQEARKNGLPVGFFIHLIWKESRFDSDAISPAGAQGVAQFMPGTASSRGLLNPFEPTEALRESASYLHELLQSFGNLGLAAAAYNAGPGRLARWLRGQDELPSETVDYVLAVTGHTLTEWMTKPIPNLSDDRSCGDVVANLKMNTRPASASFESPLENPEWKPWGIQLAGNWHLGLLLASFERIRRHYPSVIGETKPYIFRTHLPGVRVASFAVRIVTDSRQEANRFCARLEAVGGACAVLRNPRP, from the coding sequence TTGACTTTGGCGTTCGCGCTTGCTGGGCGCGCGTACGCTGCTGCGGGCGACTTCTGCCCTGTCATAGAGCAGGAGGCTCGAAAGAACGGTTTGCCAGTCGGATTTTTTATCCATCTGATCTGGAAAGAAAGTCGTTTTGACTCCGATGCGATCAGCCCGGCCGGCGCGCAAGGGGTCGCTCAGTTTATGCCGGGCACGGCCTCTTCGCGTGGATTACTGAATCCATTTGAGCCGACCGAGGCGCTGCGCGAGTCGGCGAGCTATCTTCATGAGCTGCTGCAAAGCTTTGGCAACCTGGGGCTCGCCGCTGCCGCTTACAACGCCGGGCCGGGCCGCTTGGCGCGTTGGCTGAGGGGACAAGATGAATTGCCTTCAGAAACCGTCGACTATGTTCTGGCCGTCACAGGTCATACCCTTACAGAATGGATGACGAAACCAATTCCGAATTTGTCCGACGATCGCTCTTGCGGCGATGTGGTCGCAAATCTGAAGATGAACACTCGGCCAGCGTCGGCGTCATTTGAATCACCGCTGGAAAATCCGGAGTGGAAGCCTTGGGGCATTCAATTGGCCGGCAACTGGCATCTGGGTCTTTTGCTCGCAAGCTTCGAGCGAATTCGGCGTCATTATCCGTCGGTCATCGGAGAGACCAAGCCCTACATTTTTCGCACCCATCTGCCCGGAGTGCGGGTGGCGAGTTTTGCGGTACGTATCGTGACGGATTCGCGCCAGGAGGCGAACCGATTTTGCGCTCGACTGGAAGCTGTTGGCGGCGCTTGCGCAGTGCTCCGCAATCCGCGCCCGTAG